In Trichomycterus rosablanca isolate fTriRos1 chromosome 20, fTriRos1.hap1, whole genome shotgun sequence, one DNA window encodes the following:
- the LOC134334666 gene encoding microtubule-associated protein tau-like isoform X2, whose product MDFKSDIHTFGVPMPGQDSLLKKDVVAGQDAKSLDSKVGGSVDKKEGFGFISGGLTESQFSASLGENHTSPFEKKLSNSDVSGFSQPGKNLGGNMNVGMAPFQSTIPPSKEEPQKTSSLHTSQPLNPFEASSKPSDTSPHNAVDKPAAREDIVKEKVEKVDTPSKTDKPENTAKIEDFTKKEDDTDKIQSVKEQDNKTEMNEKNKKVDQVEQIKKEVKEEKKNGSEKVDKTVKNEKNVKAAKETTKPSPANGTKVLTSPDKPKTKPISTKPNLKSPEDKSSAATPNSVTKKAPVPKKTTPTATTRKPPATTEAKNSENGTPAKRKPPVPKFSATATKRKTNGSSVKSPTNGASGPDTPATDGTPAPRPSRITKPPVPKQVPLPRKPPVPRSPRSGQASNTPTQDLKKVSSKIGSKDNMKYQPGGGKIQIVHKKLDFSHVTSRCGSKDNIKHVPGGGNVQITNKKVDVSKVTSKCGSKDNKQKSDDENEKTEALKTKNNAEEGSKESGNNLSGGESIKTTEDQQKSEGSPPAPTNPPIPTVGGLKDNKQIESSAVPQSALSAGDGLSNSQSLDKRIPATN is encoded by the exons ATGGACTTTAAAAGTGATATTCATACATTTGGAGTTCCCATGCCAGGCCAGGATAGCCTGCTGAAGAAAGATGTTGTGGCTGGACAAGATGCTAAGAGTTTGGACAGCAAAGTTGGTGGCAGTGTGGATAAGAAAGAAG GCTTTGGCTTCATTTCTGGAGGGCTGACTGAGAGCCAGTTCTCTGCTTCCCTGGGGGAAAACCATACTAGTCCGTTTGAAAAAAAGCTCAGCAACAGTGATGTGTCTG GGTTCTCCCAGCCAGGCAAGAATCTGGGTGGTAATATGAATGTGGGCATGGCCCCTTTCCAGTCAACTATCCCACCTAGCAAGGAAGAACCTCAGAAGACATCTAGCCTACATACCAGTCAACCACTTAATCCATTCGAGGCTTCCAGTAAACCATCTGACACAAGCCCTCACAATGCTGTGGACAAACCTGCAG CGAGAGAAGACATCGTCAAAGAGAAGGTAGAGAAGGTGGACACGCCTTCCAAGACAGACAAGCCTGAAAACACAGCGAAGATCGAAGACTTCACAAAGAAAGAGGACGATACAGACAAGATCCAGTCAGTGAAGGAACAGGATAACAAGACTGAGATgaatgagaaaaataaaaaagtggatCAGGTTGAACAGATAAAAAAGGAAGTAAAGGAGGAGAAGAAGAATGGCAGTGAAAAGGTTGACAAGACAGTCAAAAATGAGAAGAATGTAAAGGCTGCTAAAGAAACCACCAAACCCTCTCCAGCTAACGGAACTAAAGTACTGACCAGTCCTGATAAACCCAAG ACGAAGCCAATTTCAACCAAACCAAACTTGAAGTCCCCGGAAGATAAATCTAGTGCCGCAACCCCCAATTCAGTCACCAAAAAAGCCCCAGTGCCGAAGAAAACCACCCCTACCGCTACCACCAGGAAGCCACCTGCCACCACTGAGGCAAAG AATTCTGAGAATGGTACTCCAGCCAAGCGAAAGCCCCCAGTGCCAAAATTTAGTGCCACAGCGACAAAACGCAAGACTAATGGCTCTTCAG TCAAAAGCCCTACAAATGGAGCCAGTGGTCCAGATACACCAGCCACTGACGGGACTCCAGCCCCTCGTCCCTCCCGGATCACCAAACCGCCTGTTCCCAAGCAGGTACCACTACCACGAAAGCCACCTGTGCCACGAAGCCCGAGAAGTGGTCAAGCTAGTAACACACCCACACAGGATCTAAAGAAAGTGTCCTCAAAGATCGGCTCCAAGGACAACATGAAGTACCAGCCAGGTGGAGGCAAG ATTCAGATAGTCCACAAGAAGCTGGACTTCAGCCATGTTACTTCACGCTGTGGATCCAAGGACAACATCAAGCATGTCCCAGGAGGAGGAAAT GTTCAGATTACAAATAAAAAGGTTGATGTGAGCAAAGTGACCTCAAAGTGTGGATCTAAGGACAACAAGCAAAAGTCAG ATGATGAAAATGAGAAGACTGAGGCTCTAAAGACTAAAAATAATGCCGAAGAAGGATCAAAGGAGAGTGGGAACAACTTGTCAGGAGGTGAGAGTATCAAG ACTACAGAAGATCAGCAGAAATCTGAAGGAAGCCCACCTGCCCCTACAAACCCACCCATTCCCACAGTTGGAGGGCTAAAAGACAATAAGCAGATAGAAAGCTCTGCTGTTCCTCAGTCGGCTCTGTCTGCAGGAGATGGACTATCAAACTCTCAAAGTCTGGACAAACGCATCCCAGCCACAA ATTGA
- the LOC134334666 gene encoding microtubule-associated protein tau-like isoform X1, which yields MDFKSDIHTFGVPMPGQDSLLKKDVVAGQDAKSLDSKVGGSVDKKEGFGFISGGLTESQFSASLGENHTSPFEKKLSNSDVSGFSQPGKNLGGNMNVGMAPFQSTIPPSKEEPQKTSSLHTSQPLNPFEASSKPSDTSPHNAVDKPAVKGGSWTGQDMFSHSPNKTEQDFKEALYAQGVQDEHKLKEEPDEDEAVKQKRKKCDSTDDGFGLLESLRSPEKTQSKSSDQDDFSPTGDGENWKSEIREWGGGRIQAKKSKSRMKLPEEWASLADPTSTSPPPGYKTDLNVDDFSLDKHETKIHSNICGDQEAASLITSHQSASLSATSQANAISPSNKPDPSQNNQTNASLNTSPTGHDALADSIHSPDISVLTGPSTSVSSSTVASKIPADPDSLTSLKEPLLAKSLQLKAREDIVKEKVEKVDTPSKTDKPENTAKIEDFTKKEDDTDKIQSVKEQDNKTEMNEKNKKVDQVEQIKKEVKEEKKNGSEKVDKTVKNEKNVKAAKETTKPSPANGTKVLTSPDKPKTKPISTKPNLKSPEDKSSAATPNSVTKKAPVPKKTTPTATTRKPPATTEAKNSENGTPAKRKPPVPKFSATATKRKTNGSSVKSPTNGASGPDTPATDGTPAPRPSRITKPPVPKQVPLPRKPPVPRSPRSGQASNTPTQDLKKVSSKIGSKDNMKYQPGGGKIQIVHKKLDFSHVTSRCGSKDNIKHVPGGGNVQITNKKVDVSKVTSKCGSKDNKQKSDDENEKTEALKTKNNAEEGSKESGNNLSGGESIKTTEDQQKSEGSPPAPTNPPIPTVGGLKDNKQIESSAVPQSALSAGDGLSNSQSLDKRIPATN from the exons ATGGACTTTAAAAGTGATATTCATACATTTGGAGTTCCCATGCCAGGCCAGGATAGCCTGCTGAAGAAAGATGTTGTGGCTGGACAAGATGCTAAGAGTTTGGACAGCAAAGTTGGTGGCAGTGTGGATAAGAAAGAAG GCTTTGGCTTCATTTCTGGAGGGCTGACTGAGAGCCAGTTCTCTGCTTCCCTGGGGGAAAACCATACTAGTCCGTTTGAAAAAAAGCTCAGCAACAGTGATGTGTCTG GGTTCTCCCAGCCAGGCAAGAATCTGGGTGGTAATATGAATGTGGGCATGGCCCCTTTCCAGTCAACTATCCCACCTAGCAAGGAAGAACCTCAGAAGACATCTAGCCTACATACCAGTCAACCACTTAATCCATTCGAGGCTTCCAGTAAACCATCTGACACAAGCCCTCACAATGCTGTGGACAAACCTGCAG TAAAGGGAGGCtcctggacaggtcaggacatgTTCTCCCATTCCCCCAACAAGACTGAGCAAGATTTCAAAGAAGCTTTATATGCCCAAGGAGTTCAGGATGAACATAAGTTGAAGGAAGAGCCAGATGAAGATGAAGCCGTGAAGCAAAAGAGGAAGAAATGTGATTCTACAGATGATGGATTTGGTCTCTTGGAAAGCCTTCGATCTCCTGAAAAAACCCAATCGAAAAGCTCTGACCAGGATGACTTTTCTCCCACGGGTGATGGGGAGAACTGGAAGAGTGAGATCCGAGAGTGGGGTGGCGGACGGATCCAAGCCAAGAAAAGTAAAAGCAGAATGAAGCTTCCTGAGGAGTGGGCCAGCCTGGCAGATCCCACTAGTACCTCTCCTCCTCCTGGTTACAAAACAGACCTGAACGTGGATGATTTTTCTCTGGACAAGCATGAGACCAAAATCCATTCTAACATTTGTGGTGACCAAGAGGCTGCATCCCTCATAACCTCACATCAATCAGCATCcctatcagcaacaagtcagGCCAATGCCATTTCACCATCTAACAAACCTGATCCATCTCAGAACAATCAAACAAATGCCTCCCTAAATACGTCACCAACGGGCCATGATGCCTTGGCAGATTCCATCCATAGCCCCGACATTTCAGTTTTAACTGGGCCCTCCACTTCAGTTTCTTCCAGCACTGTAGCGAGCAAAATTCCTGCCGATCCAGATTCCCTCACGTCTCTTAAGGAACCACTACTGGCGAAGTCCCTCCAACTGAAAG CGAGAGAAGACATCGTCAAAGAGAAGGTAGAGAAGGTGGACACGCCTTCCAAGACAGACAAGCCTGAAAACACAGCGAAGATCGAAGACTTCACAAAGAAAGAGGACGATACAGACAAGATCCAGTCAGTGAAGGAACAGGATAACAAGACTGAGATgaatgagaaaaataaaaaagtggatCAGGTTGAACAGATAAAAAAGGAAGTAAAGGAGGAGAAGAAGAATGGCAGTGAAAAGGTTGACAAGACAGTCAAAAATGAGAAGAATGTAAAGGCTGCTAAAGAAACCACCAAACCCTCTCCAGCTAACGGAACTAAAGTACTGACCAGTCCTGATAAACCCAAG ACGAAGCCAATTTCAACCAAACCAAACTTGAAGTCCCCGGAAGATAAATCTAGTGCCGCAACCCCCAATTCAGTCACCAAAAAAGCCCCAGTGCCGAAGAAAACCACCCCTACCGCTACCACCAGGAAGCCACCTGCCACCACTGAGGCAAAG AATTCTGAGAATGGTACTCCAGCCAAGCGAAAGCCCCCAGTGCCAAAATTTAGTGCCACAGCGACAAAACGCAAGACTAATGGCTCTTCAG TCAAAAGCCCTACAAATGGAGCCAGTGGTCCAGATACACCAGCCACTGACGGGACTCCAGCCCCTCGTCCCTCCCGGATCACCAAACCGCCTGTTCCCAAGCAGGTACCACTACCACGAAAGCCACCTGTGCCACGAAGCCCGAGAAGTGGTCAAGCTAGTAACACACCCACACAGGATCTAAAGAAAGTGTCCTCAAAGATCGGCTCCAAGGACAACATGAAGTACCAGCCAGGTGGAGGCAAG ATTCAGATAGTCCACAAGAAGCTGGACTTCAGCCATGTTACTTCACGCTGTGGATCCAAGGACAACATCAAGCATGTCCCAGGAGGAGGAAAT GTTCAGATTACAAATAAAAAGGTTGATGTGAGCAAAGTGACCTCAAAGTGTGGATCTAAGGACAACAAGCAAAAGTCAG ATGATGAAAATGAGAAGACTGAGGCTCTAAAGACTAAAAATAATGCCGAAGAAGGATCAAAGGAGAGTGGGAACAACTTGTCAGGAGGTGAGAGTATCAAG ACTACAGAAGATCAGCAGAAATCTGAAGGAAGCCCACCTGCCCCTACAAACCCACCCATTCCCACAGTTGGAGGGCTAAAAGACAATAAGCAGATAGAAAGCTCTGCTGTTCCTCAGTCGGCTCTGTCTGCAGGAGATGGACTATCAAACTCTCAAAGTCTGGACAAACGCATCCCAGCCACAA ATTGA